A single genomic interval of Elusimicrobiota bacterium harbors:
- a CDS encoding DNA helicase, with protein VLRITNDVDRNHVRSILPDSLAGLTKVLSGLRRREAIFVGQAAMLPSRIMMSHLEKNSLPRSHDIDFDKAWQNEPMDKDTIVKIGNRWRTQQKSL; from the coding sequence TGTTCTACGTATTACGAATGATGTTGATAGAAATCATGTGCGGTCAATCCTTCCTGATTCATTGGCAGGCTTAACCAAAGTTCTTTCAGGATTAAGAAGGAGAGAAGCAATATTTGTCGGGCAAGCCGCTATGCTACCTTCCCGGATTATGATGAGCCATCTAGAAAAAAATAGTCTGCCTCGTTCACACGATATTGATTTTGATAAAGCTTGGCAAAATGAACCGATGGATAAAGATACGATAGTAAAAATTGGTAATAGATGGCGTACG